One segment of Penaeus vannamei isolate JL-2024 chromosome 3, ASM4276789v1, whole genome shotgun sequence DNA contains the following:
- the LOC113827304 gene encoding gastrula zinc finger protein XlCGF57.1 translates to MINDSLDIKDEIEEINTLPPHFKSEDFVDIKEECFIETKKRHYTSLIEAGLSTMDEEEEKLWEIEGELLEVKEELLEIEEEVVEDKDFQEDSCSFVQYLGKEDMQSCEELSCALEDIEESAKEPFKCSTCRKTFSNESKWTSHIKRCKTEKTFTCDICGKGFAQKGGIILHIRTHTGERPYGCEKCGKKFPHTGDLARHMRVHTGERPYICEVCGASFSNISSCKRHLRTHTGEKPFTCDLCGKDFRHKSTRNRHMRAHTGEKNFSCEICKKMFGEKGDVVKHMKVHTGQKDFCCKICGFKFYIQRDLERHMRIHTREKPFSCSICNKNFGRKENIVMHMRIHTGEKPYDCNKCEKKFPHIGDLIRHKRVHTGEKPYVCDVCGTGYTNISTWKRHQRIHTGEKPFTCDVCGKEFRHKSTLSKHITIHTGEKKYECDICKRRFREKSSIVKHMRIHTRQ, encoded by the exons ATGATTAATGACTCACTTGACATCAAGGATGAAATTGAGGAGATTAACACCCTTCCCCCACACTTCAAATCTGAAGACTTTGTGGATATCAAAGAGGAATGCTTCATTGAAACTAAGAAAAGACACTACACCTCACTTATTGAGGCTGGGCTTTCCAcaatggatgaagaggaggagaaactttgggagattgagggagagctTCTTGAGGTTAAGGAAGAACTgctagaaatagaggaagaggttgTGGAAGATAAGGACTTCCAGGAAGACAGTTGTTCTTTTGTACAGTATCTTGGTAAGGAAGACATGCAGAGTTGTGAGGAGCTCTCTTGTGCTCTGGAAGACATTGAAGAGTCAGCCAAAGAGCCATTCAAATGCAGTACTTGTAGGAAGACATTTTCAAACGAGTCGAAGTGGACCAGCCATATTAAGAGATGCAAGACAGAAAAAACATTCACTTGTGATATTTGTGGTAAAGGCTTTGCTCAAAAGGGAGGTATTATTTTGCATATTAGGACACACACAGGGGAAAGGCCCTATGGCTGTGAGAAATGTGGGAAGAAGTTTCCACATACAGGTGATTTAGCAAGGCACATGAGGGTTCACACTGGAGAAAGACCTTATATATGTGAGGTATGTGGAGCCAGCTTTTCAAATATAAGCTCTTGCAAAAGGCACTTGAGAACACACACAGGTGAAAAACCATTTACCTGTGACCTGTGTGGCAAGGACTTCCGGCACAAAAGCACACGGAACAGACACATGAGGGCACACACAGGAGAAAAGAATTTTAGCTGTGAGATATGTAAAAAAATGTTTGGTGAGAAAGGTGATGTTGTAAAGCACATGAAAGTCCACACAGGTCAAAAGGACTTTTGCTGTAAAATTTGTGGTTTCAAGTTCTACATACAACGTGACCTGGAAAGGCACATGAGGATTCATACAAGAGAAAAGCCTTTTAGCTGTTCCATAT gcaa CAAAAACTTTGGTCGAAAGGAAAATATTGTTATGCACATGAGGATACACACAGGGGAGAAGCCTTATGACTGTAATAAATGTGAGAAGAAGTTTCCGCACATTGGTGATTTAATAAGGCATAAGAGGGTGCACACAGGAGAAAAGCcatatgtatgtgatgtatgtggAACTGGTTATACAAATATAAGCACTTGGAAAAGGCACCAGAGAATACACACTGGTGAGAAGCCATTTACTTGTGATGTGTGTGGCAAGGAATTTAGACACAAGAGCACACTGAGTAAACACATAACTATACACACAGGGGAAAAGAAGTATGAGTGTGATATATGTAAAAGAAGGTTTCGAGAAAAATCTAGCATAGTAAAACACATGAGAATTCATACTAGACAATAG